A single window of Methanothermobacter marburgensis str. Marburg DNA harbors:
- a CDS encoding GTP-dependent dephospho-CoA kinase family protein, producing MYILPEKLRAELKKPLGELHESFRDIDVGDSFLITVGDVTTRNALEHGLKPDVSIIDNRIQRMDSDHEFNDTATIIRSTNPPGTITEDLWNSIKKAIDGARAGERFMIVVDGEEDLAVLPSILMAPADTVILYGQPNEGVVLVRAIETRKRAEELIKNFEEA from the coding sequence GTGTACATTCTACCGGAAAAACTCAGGGCAGAGCTCAAGAAACCCCTTGGGGAGCTCCACGAATCCTTCAGAGACATTGATGTGGGGGATTCGTTTCTCATAACGGTTGGTGATGTTACAACACGCAATGCACTGGAGCATGGCCTCAAGCCGGACGTCAGCATAATAGATAACAGGATCCAGAGAATGGATTCTGACCATGAATTCAATGACACAGCAACCATTATCAGATCCACAAACCCGCCAGGCACCATAACAGAGGACCTCTGGAACTCCATCAAAAAGGCCATAGATGGGGCCAGAGCCGGTGAACGCTTCATGATAGTCGTTGATGGAGAGGAGGACCTGGCTGTTTTACCATCAATCTTAATGGCCCCGGCAGACACCGTCATCCTTTATGGACAGCCAAATGAGGGTGTTGTGCTGGTGAGGGCCATCGAAACACGGAAAAGAGCTGAAGAACTCATAAAAAACTTTGAGGAGGCATAG
- a CDS encoding acyltransferase encodes MPNIKSLLFGDQEEEWGYKRESENIIVGYGYKKFSKPPVIGKNPLLRSNTVIYNDVTIGDNLRTGHNVLIREKTTIGDDVLIGTNTVIEGHSKIGSNVSIQSNVYLPKNSYIEDNVFIGPCACFTNDRYPIRVKYKLRGPIIRQGASIGANSTFLSRIEVGEGAMVAAGAVVTRNVPPWSLAIGAPARIKALPAKLRVPNNI; translated from the coding sequence ATGCCAAACATTAAAAGCCTTCTTTTCGGTGATCAGGAAGAAGAATGGGGTTATAAAAGGGAAAGTGAGAATATAATAGTGGGGTATGGCTACAAGAAGTTCAGTAAACCCCCTGTTATAGGTAAAAACCCCCTTCTGCGCTCAAACACCGTGATATACAATGATGTTACCATAGGTGATAACCTTAGAACCGGCCACAACGTTCTCATAAGGGAGAAGACGACCATAGGTGATGATGTACTCATAGGTACAAACACGGTCATTGAGGGCCACTCAAAGATAGGGAGCAATGTCAGCATCCAGTCAAATGTGTATCTGCCCAAGAACAGTTACATAGAGGACAATGTCTTCATAGGACCCTGTGCCTGCTTCACCAACGACCGCTACCCCATAAGGGTCAAGTACAAACTGAGGGGTCCCATTATAAGGCAGGGGGCATCCATAGGCGCAAACTCCACCTTCCTCTCCAGGATCGAGGTGGGTGAGGGTGCAATGGTGGCAGCAGGGGCGGTTGTAACAAGGAACGTGCCTCCATGGTCACTGGCAATAGGTGCACCTGCCCGTATAAAGGCGCTTCCTGCCAAGCTTAGGGTTCCCAACAATATTTAG
- a CDS encoding YbhB/YbcL family Raf kinase inhibitor-like protein gives MNLKTRAFNDGGRIPSRYTCDGENISPPLEWDGVPPETRSLALICDDPDAPSKVWTHWVIFNIPPTSGGLDENVPGMGRLPDGSVQGYNDSGTIGYRGPCPPSGVHRYFFRLYALDTMLDLEPGAGKEDVLEAMEGHVLAEARIVGLYRRE, from the coding sequence ATGAACCTCAAGACCCGTGCATTCAATGATGGCGGAAGAATACCCTCAAGGTACACGTGTGATGGTGAAAACATATCGCCACCCCTAGAATGGGATGGCGTCCCTCCAGAGACCCGGTCCCTTGCACTCATATGTGACGACCCCGATGCACCCTCAAAGGTGTGGACCCACTGGGTGATATTCAACATACCCCCCACCTCAGGGGGCCTCGATGAAAATGTTCCAGGGATGGGGAGGCTACCTGATGGGTCAGTCCAGGGCTACAACGACTCTGGAACCATAGGCTACAGGGGCCCCTGCCCCCCATCCGGTGTGCACAGGTACTTCTTCAGGCTCTATGCCCTTGACACCATGCTGGACCTTGAACCCGGTGCAGGCAAGGAGGACGTCCTCGAGGCAATGGAGGGTCATGTACTGGCTGAGGCAAGGATAGTGGGACTCTACAGAAGAGAATAG
- a CDS encoding UbiA family prenyltransferase translates to MLSTLLRSTRMSWCAKNIHMYLLALTYASDADPIRFISGLFTVTLLWGALYSLNDFTDIETDRNDRMKRGRPFIENHVEPREVLLFIGVLLVVSTAAAYIIHPVFCLILLLMVLNQFIYTLPPLRLKDTPLAPLASTATNTVLRLASAAVLLGGILVVPVPVYVLMYLAGMGTYLMYKERKAPTTLVSVLFCVLLAWSYTGGYISMLQILLVIVPPFIATVPLYLSNFTERERMVEVADLLYHRVLVAFYLVCIVVLLVA, encoded by the coding sequence ATGCTGAGTACACTCCTACGTTCAACGAGAATGAGCTGGTGTGCCAAGAACATCCACATGTACCTTCTGGCACTCACCTATGCCTCAGATGCAGACCCCATCAGATTCATTTCAGGACTCTTCACCGTGACGCTCCTCTGGGGGGCTCTCTATTCACTTAACGACTTCACTGACATTGAAACTGACAGGAACGACCGCATGAAGAGGGGAAGGCCCTTCATAGAGAACCATGTTGAACCCAGGGAGGTCCTGCTTTTTATAGGCGTCCTTCTCGTGGTGTCCACTGCAGCCGCATATATCATTCATCCGGTATTCTGCCTGATACTCCTTCTCATGGTCCTCAACCAGTTCATCTACACACTCCCACCCCTCAGACTGAAGGACACGCCGCTTGCACCACTTGCAAGTACCGCTACAAACACTGTTCTGAGGCTGGCATCCGCCGCTGTCCTCCTGGGGGGTATTCTCGTTGTCCCGGTCCCGGTCTATGTTTTAATGTACCTTGCAGGTATGGGCACATACCTGATGTACAAGGAGAGAAAGGCCCCGACGACCCTGGTTTCTGTTCTGTTCTGTGTCCTCCTTGCCTGGAGTTACACTGGAGGTTACATCAGTATGCTGCAGATCCTCCTTGTGATAGTTCCACCCTTCATAGCCACGGTACCGCTTTATCTATCCAACTTCACAGAGAGGGAGCGGATGGTGGAGGTGGCTGATCTGCTTTACCACAGGGTTCTTGTTGCATTCTACCTGGTATGCATAGTGGTGCTTCTGGTGGCTTAA
- a CDS encoding ATP-binding protein, which translates to MDYKVNSVSDNSVFVETESYRRLLEALEVIRESRGNILHVVGAPGTGKSANLYRGIQEVGLDVYEVPCNLESADVDADYVFRHLLDEMKAELGADNRGDLYSKLAEFDAVVFADRFHDSHDFSEFTGFSQWTATAGSETLKFYLKCILEYIRNTRKFSNMNIIFQTAWRFYFRGKKLDIFTDIPILSSVLFHSLRIPFTAVRIDYTVTETLNIIKAHSGADEEEIRRYIELYGCRPRTVLEKMRSC; encoded by the coding sequence ATGGACTACAAGGTGAACTCGGTATCTGATAACAGTGTCTTCGTTGAGACTGAGTCCTACAGGAGGCTCCTTGAAGCCCTTGAGGTTATCAGGGAGTCCCGCGGTAACATACTCCATGTTGTGGGCGCCCCCGGGACAGGTAAATCAGCCAACCTCTATAGGGGTATCCAGGAGGTGGGGCTTGATGTATATGAAGTGCCATGTAACCTTGAGTCAGCGGATGTGGACGCAGATTATGTGTTCAGGCACCTCTTAGATGAGATGAAGGCGGAGCTCGGTGCAGATAACAGGGGGGATCTTTACAGTAAACTTGCTGAATTTGATGCTGTGGTCTTTGCTGACAGGTTCCATGACAGCCACGATTTCTCAGAGTTCACGGGTTTCAGTCAGTGGACAGCCACGGCGGGATCTGAAACACTGAAGTTCTACCTGAAATGCATTCTGGAGTACATTAGAAACACGAGGAAATTCAGTAACATGAACATAATCTTCCAGACGGCCTGGAGGTTCTACTTCAGGGGTAAAAAGCTGGACATCTTCACCGACATACCCATCCTCTCGTCAGTGCTCTTCCACTCCCTCAGGATCCCCTTCACGGCTGTGAGGATAGATTACACCGTAACTGAAACCTTAAATATAATAAAGGCCCATTCAGGTGCTGATGAGGAAGAGATAAGGCGTTACATAGAATTATATGGATGCAGACCAAGAACCGTTCTGGAGAAGATGAGATCATGCTGA
- the spt4 gene encoding transcription elongation factor subunit Spt4 → MTEKACTRCKRITSDERCPVCNVPASTNWSGLLIIIDPEKSDIARELDIKLPGEYALRVR, encoded by the coding sequence ATGACTGAGAAGGCATGCACAAGGTGTAAGAGAATCACCAGCGACGAACGCTGCCCGGTCTGCAATGTTCCAGCATCCACCAACTGGAGCGGACTGCTCATAATCATAGATCCAGAGAAATCAGACATAGCCAGGGAACTGGATATAAAACTTCCTGGTGAATACGCACTGAGGGTCAGATAG
- the rpoE gene encoding DNA-directed RNA polymerase, translated as MTKIVDTVRIPPDRFEEPLEEVAIEVLNETYVGRMDRNLGQMITVKEIEDIGIGKVIMGDGAAYHEVTFTALFFKPELHEIVEGEVIEIAEFGAFVRIGPVDGLVHVSQVTDDYITYDAKKGSLTGKETGKRLDEGDLVRARIVALSLKGRREGVKVGLTMRQPGLGKFEWIEEEKRKSKK; from the coding sequence ATAACAAAAATTGTTGATACAGTCAGAATACCTCCAGACCGCTTTGAGGAGCCACTGGAGGAGGTTGCCATAGAGGTTCTCAACGAAACCTACGTTGGAAGGATGGACAGGAACCTCGGCCAGATGATAACTGTAAAGGAAATAGAGGACATAGGAATCGGAAAGGTCATAATGGGTGACGGCGCTGCCTACCATGAGGTGACATTCACAGCCCTCTTCTTCAAACCAGAACTCCATGAGATCGTTGAGGGCGAGGTAATAGAGATTGCAGAGTTCGGAGCATTCGTGCGCATTGGACCGGTGGACGGTCTTGTGCACGTTTCACAGGTAACGGACGATTACATAACCTATGATGCCAAGAAGGGCTCCCTCACAGGTAAGGAGACAGGTAAACGCCTGGATGAGGGCGACCTTGTAAGGGCAAGGATAGTCGCCCTGAGCCTCAAGGGCCGAAGAGAGGGCGTGAAGGTTGGGCTCACCATGAGGCAGCCCGGTCTTGGTAAATTCGAATGGATTGAAGAAGAGAAGAGGAAGAGTAAAAAATGA
- a CDS encoding 30S ribosomal protein S6e, whose protein sequence is MAFKVVISDKEKSVQMEVEPSESKALIGLTIGDEFDGSLIGLKGYKLKITGGSDKNGFPMKKTVPGARRVRSLVSGGVGYKPARKGERRRKTFRGNTVSEDIVQINTVVIEKGEKPLEELLGADEE, encoded by the coding sequence TTGGCATTTAAGGTTGTGATTTCAGACAAGGAGAAGAGTGTCCAGATGGAGGTAGAACCATCAGAATCAAAGGCCCTCATTGGCCTCACAATAGGGGACGAATTCGATGGTTCACTAATAGGCCTCAAAGGATACAAACTGAAAATCACAGGTGGAAGCGATAAGAACGGTTTCCCTATGAAGAAGACAGTACCAGGTGCAAGGAGAGTTAGAAGCCTTGTATCAGGTGGCGTGGGATACAAACCTGCACGTAAGGGTGAAAGGAGAAGGAAAACATTCAGGGGAAACACGGTATCAGAGGACATAGTACAGATAAACACCGTGGTCATCGAAAAGGGTGAGAAGCCACTTGAAGAGCTCCTTGGCGCCGATGAGGAATAA
- a CDS encoding 30S ribosomal protein S27ae codes for MKKFELYEVKGDKLVRKNPFCVRCSNGVFMADHGDRYACGKCGYTEWKNRE; via the coding sequence ATGAAGAAGTTCGAACTCTACGAGGTAAAGGGGGATAAACTCGTAAGGAAGAACCCCTTCTGTGTGAGATGCTCAAACGGTGTCTTCATGGCTGACCATGGGGACAGATACGCCTGCGGTAAGTGCGGATACACCGAATGGAAAAACAGGGAATAG
- a CDS encoding inorganic diphosphatase, with amino-acid sequence MNLWKDIEPGPSVPEVVYAVVEIPRGSRNKYEYHKDLEAFALDRVLYSPVFYPAEYGIIPRTLYDDGDPMDIMVLMDEPTFPGCIIESRPIGLLRMIDGGDQDDKILAVPVEDPHYSDVNDISDIPQHILKEIAHFFQVYKNLEGKETEIIGWEGAEKALEAVNHSIELYREKCME; translated from the coding sequence ATGAATCTGTGGAAGGATATTGAACCTGGACCATCAGTACCAGAGGTAGTATATGCAGTTGTTGAAATACCCAGGGGTTCAAGGAACAAGTATGAATACCACAAGGACCTCGAGGCATTCGCACTTGACAGGGTGCTCTACTCACCGGTATTCTACCCTGCAGAGTACGGTATAATACCCCGGACTCTCTACGATGACGGCGACCCCATGGACATCATGGTACTCATGGATGAACCAACGTTCCCTGGATGCATCATAGAGTCAAGGCCCATAGGCCTTCTCAGGATGATAGATGGTGGGGACCAGGACGACAAGATTCTGGCGGTGCCCGTGGAGGACCCCCACTACAGTGATGTTAATGATATATCAGACATACCCCAACACATCCTGAAGGAGATAGCACACTTCTTCCAGGTTTACAAGAACCTTGAAGGTAAGGAGACAGAGATAATCGGATGGGAGGGCGCCGAAAAGGCACTTGAAGCCGTAAACCACTCCATAGAACTCTACAGAGAGAAATGTATGGAGTAA
- a CDS encoding type II toxin-antitoxin system VapC family toxin, whose protein sequence is MIPHQFRVDIVSELRRLFPTHELLVPSFVIGELEGIRRHSGGDARIAASIGLALARRPPFRVVDEKLLEGESVDDALLRISDVLCTADRELRERARSQGIPVVYLRQKKYLAVDGHI, encoded by the coding sequence ATGATACCCCACCAGTTCAGGGTCGACATAGTATCTGAGCTCCGGAGACTCTTCCCGACCCATGAGCTCCTTGTCCCATCCTTTGTGATAGGGGAACTTGAGGGTATAAGGAGGCATTCAGGTGGTGATGCAAGGATAGCCGCCTCCATTGGCCTTGCCCTTGCACGAAGGCCACCATTCAGGGTGGTTGATGAGAAACTCCTTGAGGGCGAATCTGTTGACGATGCGCTTCTCAGGATCTCAGACGTGCTCTGCACCGCTGACCGGGAGCTCAGGGAAAGGGCGAGGTCACAGGGCATACCCGTCGTCTACCTGAGGCAGAAAAAATATCTTGCAGTTGATGGGCATATATAA
- a CDS encoding DUF3096 domain-containing protein produces MKSETETRVVGLLAVLIGILMIIYPQLVGYLVGVFLIAYGLLKIFS; encoded by the coding sequence ATGAAATCTGAAACTGAAACAAGGGTTGTTGGACTTCTGGCGGTACTCATCGGTATACTGATGATAATATACCCTCAGCTTGTCGGGTATCTGGTTGGTGTGTTCCTCATAGCCTACGGTCTTCTCAAGATATTCAGTTAG
- the argH gene encoding argininosuccinate lyase: MNLRAGRLKRGMEDEAAEFTSSLTFDHHIFEADVDCNIAHTTMLAHEGIIPEEVADKIIEALETLREEGVEALDMDPSVEDIHMAVENYVTARIGEEAGFMHTGKSRNDQVATDLRLALREKIKLISHELLDFIDRIAEMALEHTGTVMVGYTHLQHAQPTTLAHHLMAYAHSLKRDYERLQDTLKRIDINPLGSAAMTTTTFPINRELTTELLGFSDYMRNSMDAVSARDFIAEAIFDLSVLAVNLSRISEEMILWSTYEFGMIEIPDEFSSTSSIMPQKKNPDVAEIARAKTSTVQGALFSVLGIMKALPYTYNRDLQEITPHLWRATDTALSMIRVVRGMLLGIRVNRDRALELAGANFATATDLADILVRERGIPFRVAHRIVGRLVTRAIADGLGPSDIDSEYLDEVSLEVTGKRLELDQELVRRALDPLENVRMRMVPGGPAPEMVRAAIDDIRAFVESERTT; the protein is encoded by the coding sequence TTGAACCTGAGGGCTGGCAGATTAAAGAGGGGTATGGAGGATGAGGCAGCGGAGTTTACCTCATCCCTCACATTCGACCACCACATATTCGAGGCGGATGTTGACTGTAACATTGCACACACAACGATGCTGGCCCATGAGGGTATAATACCGGAGGAAGTGGCAGATAAGATCATAGAAGCCCTTGAAACCCTCAGGGAGGAGGGTGTCGAGGCCCTTGACATGGACCCGTCGGTGGAGGATATCCACATGGCTGTTGAGAACTACGTGACAGCCAGGATAGGTGAGGAAGCCGGGTTCATGCACACAGGTAAATCCAGGAACGACCAGGTTGCAACTGACCTTCGCCTGGCCCTGAGGGAGAAGATAAAATTAATCAGCCACGAACTCCTTGATTTTATTGATAGGATAGCTGAAATGGCACTTGAGCACACAGGGACTGTCATGGTTGGCTACACCCACCTCCAGCATGCCCAGCCAACAACCCTTGCCCACCACCTCATGGCCTATGCCCACTCCCTGAAAAGGGACTATGAGAGGCTCCAGGACACCCTGAAGAGGATTGACATCAACCCGCTGGGTTCCGCGGCCATGACAACCACAACATTCCCGATAAACAGGGAACTCACAACGGAACTTCTGGGTTTCTCTGATTACATGAGGAACTCCATGGACGCGGTGAGTGCAAGGGACTTCATAGCAGAGGCAATATTTGACCTCTCAGTGCTGGCGGTGAACCTCAGCAGGATCTCAGAGGAGATGATACTCTGGAGCACCTACGAGTTTGGCATGATAGAGATCCCTGATGAATTCTCATCAACATCATCGATAATGCCCCAGAAGAAGAACCCTGACGTTGCCGAGATAGCCAGGGCAAAGACCTCCACGGTTCAGGGGGCACTCTTCTCTGTACTTGGAATCATGAAGGCCCTCCCCTACACCTACAACAGGGACCTCCAGGAGATCACACCCCACCTCTGGAGGGCCACCGACACTGCACTGTCAATGATCCGTGTCGTGAGGGGGATGCTCCTGGGCATCAGGGTTAACCGGGACAGGGCACTTGAACTTGCAGGGGCCAACTTTGCAACCGCAACAGACCTTGCAGATATCCTTGTCAGGGAGCGCGGCATACCCTTCAGGGTGGCCCACAGAATAGTTGGAAGGCTGGTCACAAGGGCCATTGCCGATGGACTCGGGCCCTCTGACATAGATTCAGAGTACCTTGATGAGGTGAGCCTCGAGGTCACCGGGAAGAGACTTGAACTTGACCAGGAACTTGTGAGGAGGGCCCTTGATCCACTTGAGAATGTCAGGATGAGGATGGTTCCAGGTGGACCGGCACCTGAGATGGTCAGGGCGGCCATTGATGATATCAGGGCCTTTGTGGAGTCTGAGAGGACAACCTAA
- the eif2g gene encoding translation initiation factor IF-2 subunit gamma, whose amino-acid sequence MKNQSEINIGLVGHVDHGKTTLTKALSGVWTDTHSEETKRGISIRLGYADITFRKCPQCEAPMCYTTAEICERCGTETELLRKVSFVDAPGHETLMATMLSGAALMDGAILVIAANEPCPQPQTKEHLMALDVIGVKDVIVVQNKIDIVSRERALESYREIKEFVKGTCAEDAPIIPVSAQQGANIDILIETIEEKIKTPERDVDKPARMCVARSFDINKPGVDPEHLAGGVIGGSLVQGKFRVGDEIEIKPGIQVKKDGKQSWMSLHSTITGLVAGGEEMDEVGPGGLVGVGTLLDPSLTKADSLSGSVAGEPGTLPPVRHSFTMETHLLERVVGTKEETKVEPIKTGEPLMINVGTTTTVGVVKSARADDADVVLKLPACAEEGQRIALSRRVGARWRLIGYGIIK is encoded by the coding sequence GTGAAAAATCAATCTGAAATAAACATTGGTCTTGTGGGGCACGTGGACCATGGTAAAACAACCCTTACAAAGGCCCTTTCAGGTGTCTGGACAGACACCCACAGTGAGGAAACCAAGAGGGGCATATCAATCCGTCTGGGCTACGCTGACATAACCTTCAGGAAGTGCCCCCAGTGTGAAGCCCCCATGTGCTACACAACTGCAGAGATCTGTGAGAGGTGCGGCACAGAGACAGAGCTTCTGAGAAAGGTATCCTTTGTGGATGCACCGGGACATGAAACACTCATGGCAACCATGCTCTCTGGAGCCGCCCTCATGGACGGCGCCATACTGGTAATAGCCGCCAATGAGCCATGCCCCCAGCCCCAGACAAAGGAGCACCTCATGGCCCTGGATGTGATAGGGGTTAAGGATGTTATCGTTGTCCAGAACAAGATAGACATAGTCTCCAGGGAAAGGGCCCTTGAGAGTTACAGGGAGATCAAGGAATTCGTGAAGGGTACATGTGCCGAGGATGCACCTATAATACCTGTATCTGCACAGCAGGGCGCCAACATTGACATTCTCATTGAGACAATTGAGGAGAAAATCAAAACACCCGAAAGGGATGTTGATAAGCCTGCCAGGATGTGCGTGGCCAGGTCCTTTGATATAAACAAGCCAGGGGTTGACCCTGAACACCTTGCAGGTGGGGTTATAGGTGGCTCACTTGTCCAGGGCAAATTCAGGGTCGGGGATGAGATAGAGATAAAACCCGGCATACAGGTTAAAAAGGACGGTAAACAGTCCTGGATGAGCCTCCACTCCACCATCACAGGCCTTGTGGCAGGGGGAGAGGAGATGGACGAGGTTGGTCCCGGGGGTCTTGTGGGTGTCGGAACCCTCCTTGACCCCTCACTGACCAAGGCAGACTCACTTTCAGGTTCAGTGGCCGGTGAACCCGGCACCCTGCCACCTGTGAGGCACTCCTTCACAATGGAGACCCACCTCCTTGAGAGGGTCGTGGGTACCAAGGAGGAGACCAAGGTGGAGCCCATAAAGACAGGGGAGCCCCTGATGATAAACGTGGGTACCACAACCACCGTGGGTGTTGTTAAATCAGCGAGGGCTGATGACGCTGATGTCGTCCTGAAACTACCCGCCTGCGCAGAGGAGGGTCAGAGGATAGCCCTATCAAGAAGGGTTGGAGCAAGATGGAGGCTGATAGGATATGGTATCATCAAATAG
- a CDS encoding ATPase — protein sequence MDADELAVLIREVRSEIGHENTEVRIAEAIFNGERDELLIVAPDRSDKSIIIGKGGWVVGRLRERLGIMRIHVESEIDLIMRRERVKFALERLAELRGSFRVLSLLEEPLRKRLEYPAGLDFLTESDSAPQHPIKELDTAVALSGGTDSSFSLIAAVNLGLNPVAFTADPGTIVLPGHVRRVVDELTASLGVRHEYLSMDFSEFQRDALEGRFHPCGRCSSMIEEVIMEKIKNEGIDTVIFGDLLSTGYGSLQMRDDILRVNLPALFAASKQELKSAVSTYGLRATSGFGCPLLGEVHRRYPHMRRYSIQRVLRETRAGALEPGEALELVWSICGSRRTN from the coding sequence ATGGATGCAGATGAACTTGCGGTTCTCATAAGGGAAGTGAGATCCGAGATAGGCCATGAGAATACAGAGGTGCGGATAGCCGAGGCCATATTCAATGGGGAAAGGGACGAGCTCCTCATAGTCGCACCTGACCGTTCAGATAAGTCCATCATAATAGGGAAGGGTGGATGGGTTGTGGGCAGGCTACGGGAGAGACTTGGTATCATGAGGATCCACGTTGAATCCGAGATTGACCTCATCATGAGGAGGGAACGGGTTAAATTTGCACTTGAGCGACTGGCTGAACTCAGGGGATCCTTCAGGGTGCTCTCCCTGCTTGAGGAACCCCTGAGGAAACGCCTTGAATACCCGGCGGGACTTGACTTTCTCACAGAAAGTGACAGTGCACCCCAGCACCCTATCAAAGAGCTCGACACTGCTGTGGCACTATCAGGGGGTACTGACAGTTCATTTTCACTCATAGCGGCCGTTAATCTTGGTTTAAACCCCGTGGCATTCACTGCTGACCCCGGCACCATCGTACTCCCTGGGCACGTCAGGAGGGTGGTGGATGAACTCACAGCATCCCTAGGGGTGAGGCACGAGTACCTCAGCATGGACTTCAGTGAATTTCAGAGGGATGCACTCGAGGGGAGGTTCCATCCCTGCGGCAGGTGCTCATCCATGATTGAGGAAGTCATCATGGAGAAAATAAAGAATGAGGGAATTGATACTGTGATATTCGGCGATCTCCTCTCAACAGGATACGGTTCCCTCCAGATGCGCGATGATATCCTCCGGGTCAATCTGCCGGCACTCTTTGCAGCCTCAAAGCAGGAGCTGAAGTCTGCTGTATCCACCTATGGTCTCAGGGCCACTTCAGGGTTCGGCTGTCCCCTTCTGGGGGAGGTCCATCGTAGATATCCACATATGAGGCGCTATTCAATCCAGAGGGTCCTCAGAGAGACCCGTGCCGGTGCTCTTGAACCCGGAGAGGCCCTGGAACTCGTATGGAGTATTTGCGGATCCCGGAGAACTAACTGA
- a CDS encoding 30S ribosomal protein S24e, whose product MEIRIIEEKENPLLNRKEIRFECLYEGESTPKVLDVKNKLVAMLDADKDLLVVDKIDQGFGEPRASGYAKIYDSMDKLTEIEPEHVIKKNTEAQEEEEEE is encoded by the coding sequence ATGGAGATCAGAATAATCGAGGAAAAGGAAAACCCACTCTTAAACAGAAAGGAGATAAGGTTCGAATGCTTATATGAGGGTGAATCAACACCAAAGGTCCTTGATGTTAAGAACAAACTCGTAGCAATGCTCGACGCCGATAAGGACCTCCTTGTGGTCGACAAGATCGACCAGGGATTCGGCGAGCCAAGGGCCTCAGGATACGCCAAGATATATGATTCAATGGATAAACTCACCGAGATAGAACCTGAACACGTCATAAAGAAGAACACAGAGGCACAAGAGGAAGAGGAGGAAGAATAG